A genome region from Equus caballus isolate H_3958 breed thoroughbred chromosome 19, TB-T2T, whole genome shotgun sequence includes the following:
- the SST gene encoding somatostatin, whose translation MLSCRLQCALAALSIVLALGGVTGAPSDPRLRQFLQKSLAAAAGKQELAKYFLAELLSEPNQTENDALEPEDLSQAAEQDEMRLELQRSANSNPAMAPRERKAGCKNFFWKTFTSC comes from the exons ATGCTGTCCTGCCGCCTCCAGTGCGCACTGGCCGCGCTCTCCATCGTCCTGGCTCTGGGCGGTGTCACCGGCGCGCCCTCGGATCCCCGACTCCGTCAGTTTCTGCAGAAGTCCCTGGCTGCTGCCGCGGGGAAGCAG GAACTGGCCAAGTACTTCTTGGCAGAGCTACTGTCTGAACCCAACCAGACAGAGAACGATGCCCTGGAACCTGAAGATTTGTCCCAGGCTGCTGAGCAGGATGAAATGAGGCTGGAGCTGCAGAGATCTGCTAACTCAAACCCGGCCATGGCTCCCCGAGAACGCAAAGCTGGCTGCAAGAATTTCTTCTGGAAGACTTTCACATCCTGTTAG